The Myxococcota bacterium genome has a segment encoding these proteins:
- a CDS encoding ATP-binding cassette domain-containing protein, with the protein MLELALRHRFRGFALDVEIATRGPVLGVFGASGSGKTTLLHAIAGLLRPDAARIAVRGREVARVPGGAWTPPERRRFALVDQDALLFPHLGVRANLAFAPGARARLASEEGQRTLDVLRIAPLLDRGVASLSGGERQRVALARALLAAPELLLLDEPTSALDAELARDVLGLLLQLKRQLGTAMVFVTHRAPELLALADDCVVLAGGRVAAHGTPVDVLRRPRALGVASLAGVDNLLRLTALRSDARAGTTLLDLGHGMALAAPLCDALPGAPVDVGFYAEDVLLCLEAPRGTSGRNALACEAETVEPLGRDVLVALRVGATRVLARVTPGAAEELGLAPGLALVAVVKTSAVHLLGEAAGRSGT; encoded by the coding sequence ATGCTCGAGCTCGCGCTCCGCCACCGCTTCCGCGGCTTCGCGCTCGACGTCGAGATCGCGACGCGCGGCCCGGTGCTCGGCGTGTTCGGCGCGTCGGGCAGCGGCAAGACGACGCTCCTCCACGCGATCGCGGGGCTCCTGCGTCCGGACGCCGCGCGCATCGCGGTGCGCGGACGCGAGGTCGCGCGCGTTCCCGGCGGCGCGTGGACGCCGCCCGAGCGGCGGCGCTTCGCGCTCGTCGACCAGGACGCGCTCCTCTTCCCGCACCTCGGCGTGCGCGCGAACCTCGCCTTCGCACCCGGCGCGCGCGCGCGGCTCGCGAGCGAGGAGGGCCAGCGCACGCTCGACGTGCTGCGCATCGCGCCGCTCCTCGACCGCGGCGTCGCGAGCCTCTCGGGCGGCGAGCGCCAGCGCGTCGCGCTCGCGCGCGCGCTGCTCGCCGCGCCCGAGCTGCTGCTGCTCGACGAGCCGACGAGTGCGCTCGACGCCGAGCTCGCGCGCGACGTGCTCGGGCTGCTGCTGCAGCTGAAGCGGCAGCTCGGCACGGCGATGGTCTTCGTCACGCACCGCGCGCCCGAGCTGCTCGCCCTCGCCGACGACTGCGTCGTGCTCGCCGGCGGGCGCGTCGCCGCGCACGGCACGCCCGTCGACGTGCTGCGCCGCCCGCGCGCGCTCGGCGTCGCGAGCCTCGCGGGCGTCGACAACCTGCTGCGGCTCACCGCGCTGCGCAGCGATGCGCGCGCCGGCACGACGCTGCTCGACCTCGGCCACGGGATGGCGCTCGCGGCGCCCCTCTGCGACGCGCTCCCCGGTGCGCCCGTCGACGTCGGCTTCTACGCGGAAGACGTGCTGCTGTGCCTCGAGGCGCCGCGCGGCACGTCGGGGCGCAACGCGCTCGCGTGCGAGGCGGAGACGGTGGAGCCGCTCGGGCGCGACGTGCTCGTCGCGCTGCGCGTCGGGGCGACGCGCGTGCTCGCGCGCGTGACTCCCGGCGCGGCGGAAGAGCTCGGGCTCGCGCCCGGGCTCGCGCTCGTCGCGGTCGTCAAGACGTCGGCCGTGCACCTGCTCGGCGAGGCCGCAGGCCGAAGCGGCACCTGA
- the modB gene encoding molybdate ABC transporter permease subunit — protein MAFGEAEREVVALSIRVAVLAVAASLVPGVLTGWLLARWRHPLRPLVQGVVMLPLVLPPVVTGYLLLFALGRSRPLGRAWHALTGEHVAYTTGACVVAAAVVGFPLLVEAIRLAIAGVDARLEQASRTLGRGRIDTFARVTLPLALPGVASGAVLAFARALGEFGATIVLAGNVAGETRTIPVAVYTLLNVRDGEPAALALVAASVALSLVALLGSFWLSARAHRP, from the coding sequence ATCGCGTTCGGCGAGGCGGAGCGCGAGGTCGTCGCGCTGTCGATCCGCGTGGCGGTGCTCGCGGTCGCGGCGAGCCTCGTCCCCGGCGTCCTCACGGGCTGGCTGCTCGCGCGCTGGCGCCACCCGCTGCGCCCGCTCGTGCAGGGCGTCGTGATGCTGCCACTCGTGCTGCCGCCGGTCGTGACGGGCTACCTGCTGCTCTTCGCGCTCGGGCGCAGCCGCCCGCTCGGGCGCGCGTGGCACGCGCTCACGGGCGAGCACGTCGCCTACACGACGGGCGCCTGCGTCGTCGCGGCGGCGGTCGTCGGCTTTCCGCTCCTCGTCGAGGCGATCCGGCTCGCGATCGCGGGCGTCGACGCGCGCCTCGAGCAGGCGTCGCGCACGCTCGGCCGCGGCCGCATCGACACCTTCGCGCGCGTGACGCTGCCGCTCGCGCTTCCGGGCGTCGCGTCCGGCGCCGTGCTCGCGTTCGCGCGCGCACTCGGCGAGTTCGGCGCCACGATCGTGCTCGCGGGCAACGTCGCGGGCGAGACGCGCACGATTCCGGTCGCCGTCTACACGCTGCTCAACGTGCGCGACGGCGAGCCGGCCGCGCTCGCGCTCGTCGCGGCGAGCGTCGCGCTCTCGCTCGTCGCGCTGCTCGGCTCGTTCTGGCTCTCGGCGCGGGCGCATCGCCCGTGA
- the modA gene encoding molybdate ABC transporter substrate-binding protein, translating to MPTALSLSALSFVAVLAALPAHGARADERAPLRVLAAASLADAVADAARDWNGARVEASFGASSALARQVRDGAPGDVFLSASRAWMDFLRDAGALAGEPVVVARNRLVCIAPRGRGEALAGAGVTGPRALAGALDDDARIAIADEGVPAGEYARAALASSGADEALRGRLVGQRDVRAVLYAVEAGEVDAGFVYATDARVADVDVVFAFDPATHPPIEYLAAALRGARAPAEARRFLDHLRSAAVRARLAAAGFALP from the coding sequence ATGCCGACGGCGCTCTCGCTCTCCGCGCTCTCGTTCGTCGCCGTCCTGGCCGCGCTTCCCGCGCACGGCGCGCGCGCCGACGAGCGCGCGCCGCTGCGCGTGCTCGCGGCGGCGAGCCTCGCCGACGCGGTCGCGGACGCCGCGCGCGACTGGAATGGCGCGCGCGTCGAGGCGAGCTTCGGCGCGTCGAGCGCGCTCGCGCGGCAGGTGCGCGACGGCGCACCGGGCGACGTCTTCCTCTCGGCGAGCCGTGCGTGGATGGACTTCCTGCGCGACGCGGGCGCTCTCGCGGGCGAGCCCGTCGTCGTCGCGCGCAACCGGCTCGTGTGCATCGCGCCGCGGGGCCGCGGCGAGGCGCTCGCCGGCGCGGGCGTCACGGGGCCGCGCGCGCTCGCGGGCGCGCTCGACGACGATGCGCGCATCGCGATCGCCGACGAAGGCGTGCCCGCCGGCGAGTACGCGCGCGCGGCGCTCGCGAGCAGCGGGGCCGACGAAGCGCTGCGCGGACGCCTCGTCGGCCAGCGCGACGTGCGCGCGGTGCTGTACGCGGTCGAGGCGGGGGAAGTCGACGCGGGCTTCGTGTACGCGACGGACGCGCGCGTCGCGGACGTCGACGTCGTGTTCGCGTTCGATCCGGCGACGCACCCTCCGATCGAGTACCTGGCCGCCGCGCTGCGCGGCGCGCGCGCTCCCGCGGAGGCGCGCCGCTTCCTCGACCACCTTCGCAGCGCAGCGGTGCGCGCGCGCCTCGCCGCCGCGGGCTTCGCGCTCCCGTGA
- a CDS encoding Rrf2 family transcriptional regulator yields the protein MFSLTTRYALRAAVLLAELGPEDRPATVGEMAEALGIPRNYLSKTLHSLAKRGVLTSGRGPSGGFRLALPPEELALSRIVDAVEPGLCDQACLLGRPVCSDADPCSAHVHWRRLTGELDRFLDETTVADLVRRESAKPRPSKTAKTGGKTAGGHARRARR from the coding sequence ATGTTCTCCCTCACGACCCGCTATGCGCTCCGCGCCGCCGTGCTGCTCGCCGAGCTCGGACCGGAGGACCGACCCGCGACGGTCGGCGAGATGGCGGAGGCCCTCGGCATTCCCCGCAACTACCTCTCGAAGACGCTCCACTCCCTCGCCAAGCGGGGCGTTCTCACGTCGGGACGCGGCCCGAGCGGCGGCTTCCGGCTGGCGCTCCCGCCCGAGGAGCTCGCACTCTCGCGCATCGTCGACGCCGTCGAGCCCGGCCTCTGCGACCAGGCCTGCCTGCTCGGCCGCCCCGTCTGCAGCGATGCCGACCCGTGCTCGGCGCACGTCCACTGGAGGCGGCTCACGGGCGAGCTCGATCGGTTCCTCGACGAGACGACGGTCGCCGACCTGGTCCGGCGGGAGTCGGCGAAGCCGCGCCCCTCGAAGACGGCGAAGACCGGTGGCAAGACGGCGGGGGGACACGCGCGACGCGCACGACGCTGA
- a CDS encoding c-type cytochrome codes for MLTKSQARAFFAGGTIFFSAIFVLLTVDTLRKIPARQNSDRMTASVVRGKTIWEANNCMGCHTILGEGAYYAPELTRVVERRGEEWIRLFLRDPEAMYPGRRRMARYGFGEEEITDVIAFLGWIGEIDTNGFPPEPDLRPATALAARSDAPASARPAYFDRVCIACHSLGGQGGVVGPALDGVASRMDPATLDRWLANPQAVKPGTAMPDLRLPDDVRRELVAWLSGLE; via the coding sequence ATGCTCACGAAGTCCCAGGCTCGAGCCTTCTTCGCAGGCGGCACCATCTTCTTCTCCGCGATCTTCGTGCTGCTCACCGTCGACACGCTCCGCAAGATTCCCGCAAGACAGAACTCCGATCGGATGACGGCTTCCGTCGTGCGCGGCAAGACGATCTGGGAAGCGAACAACTGCATGGGGTGCCACACCATCCTGGGCGAGGGCGCCTACTACGCTCCCGAGCTCACGCGCGTCGTCGAACGCCGCGGTGAGGAGTGGATCCGACTCTTCCTTCGCGATCCGGAGGCGATGTATCCCGGACGGCGTCGGATGGCGCGGTACGGGTTCGGCGAGGAGGAGATCACGGACGTGATCGCCTTCCTCGGCTGGATCGGCGAGATCGACACGAACGGCTTTCCGCCGGAGCCCGACCTGCGACCCGCGACCGCACTCGCGGCCCGCAGCGACGCGCCCGCCTCGGCGCGCCCAGCCTACTTCGATCGCGTGTGCATCGCCTGTCACTCGCTCGGGGGGCAGGGCGGTGTGGTCGGGCCCGCACTCGACGGCGTCGCGTCGCGGATGGACCCGGCAACGCTCGACCGCTGGCTCGCGAATCCGCAGGCCGTGAAGCCGGGCACGGCGATGCCGGATCTGCGACTTCCCGACGATGTTCGCCGCGAGCTGGTCGCCTGGCTCAGCGGCCTCGAGTAG
- a CDS encoding cbb3-type cytochrome c oxidase subunit I: MKFRSQRVSYLFFATSMLLFALQLVFGFVMGFAHMGYDVLHDVLPFNAARTSHINLLVMWLLSGFMGSAYYIVPEEADRELVSERLAVVQWAGLVIVGVTALVGFQFGWWEGRKFLEIPRPLDYLVVADVLLFLYVVGRTALGAPRFTTTGSVLLVGLVAAALLYLPGMITFESQVLDSYFRWWVVHLWVEGVWELIMGGVLSFLLIKLTGVDRELIEKWLYVIVGFTFLSGILGTGHHYYYIGTPEYWLLVGGVFSALEPLAFLGMAMYAVTMARRGGMTHPNRIALFWTVGCGVMSFVGAGFLGFAHTLPQVNLWTHGTIITAMHGHMAFWGAYAMLVLAMISYAMPNLTGRKLFVGALPEWAFWASNVGMVGMTGAFAVAGIAQVYLERKLGMDFLAVQEAVEVHFGGVVLAGLLLTFGIALFIVQFVRFGLPNDEAIQRS; encoded by the coding sequence ATGAAGTTCCGATCCCAGCGCGTCTCCTATCTCTTCTTCGCGACGTCGATGCTGCTGTTCGCCCTCCAGCTCGTCTTCGGCTTCGTCATGGGCTTCGCGCACATGGGCTACGACGTCCTGCACGACGTGCTCCCGTTCAACGCTGCGCGCACGTCGCACATCAACCTGCTCGTGATGTGGCTGCTGTCCGGATTCATGGGCTCCGCCTACTACATCGTTCCCGAGGAGGCCGACCGCGAGCTCGTGAGCGAGCGGCTCGCCGTCGTGCAGTGGGCGGGACTCGTGATCGTCGGCGTGACTGCGCTCGTCGGCTTCCAGTTCGGATGGTGGGAGGGACGCAAGTTCCTCGAGATTCCGCGCCCGCTCGACTACCTCGTCGTCGCCGACGTGCTGCTCTTCCTGTACGTCGTGGGGCGCACCGCGCTCGGGGCGCCGCGATTCACCACGACGGGGAGCGTGCTGCTCGTCGGGCTCGTCGCGGCGGCGCTGCTCTACCTGCCCGGCATGATCACGTTCGAGAGCCAGGTGCTCGACTCCTACTTCCGCTGGTGGGTCGTCCACCTGTGGGTCGAAGGTGTCTGGGAGCTGATCATGGGCGGCGTGCTGTCGTTCCTGTTGATCAAGCTGACGGGCGTGGATCGGGAGCTGATCGAGAAGTGGTTGTACGTGATCGTCGGCTTCACGTTCCTCTCCGGCATCCTCGGGACGGGCCACCACTACTACTACATCGGGACGCCCGAGTACTGGCTGCTCGTCGGCGGCGTGTTCTCGGCACTCGAGCCGCTCGCGTTCCTCGGCATGGCGATGTACGCGGTCACGATGGCGCGGCGCGGAGGGATGACGCACCCGAATCGCATCGCGCTCTTCTGGACGGTCGGATGCGGCGTGATGTCGTTCGTCGGCGCCGGGTTCCTCGGCTTCGCACACACGCTCCCGCAGGTGAACCTGTGGACGCACGGCACCATCATCACCGCGATGCACGGCCACATGGCGTTCTGGGGTGCGTACGCGATGCTCGTGCTCGCGATGATCAGCTATGCGATGCCGAACCTGACGGGTCGCAAGCTCTTCGTCGGGGCGCTCCCGGAGTGGGCCTTCTGGGCGTCGAACGTCGGCATGGTCGGCATGACGGGCGCCTTCGCGGTGGCGGGCATCGCGCAGGTGTACCTCGAGCGAAAGCTCGGCATGGACTTCCTCGCCGTGCAGGAGGCCGTCGAGGTGCACTTCGGCGGCGTCGTGCTCGCGGGCCTGCTCCTGACGTTCGGCATCGCCCTGTTCATCGTGCAGTTCGTACGCTTCGGCCTGCCCAATGACGAAGCGATCCAGCGGTCCTGA
- a CDS encoding CbbQ/NirQ/NorQ/GpvN family protein, whose product MTKRSSGPEAAVAAERTEAPWYRPVADECDVFERAFALRTPLLLKGPTGCGKSRLVEHMAARLGRPLVTVACHDETSAVDLTGRYLLEGGETVWKDGPVTRAVRSGAILYLDELAEARSDVVVVIHPLADHRRTLHVDRRDETLVAPDEFMLVASFNPGYQRGLKELKPSTRQRFVALSFDHPKPDVECEILEGETGLDAGRARRLVALAGRLRAMEELGLAERPSTRLLVNAARLLQAGVAPRAACSHAIVEALTDDEEIAAGLRDLVALAF is encoded by the coding sequence ATGACGAAGCGATCCAGCGGTCCTGAGGCCGCGGTCGCGGCGGAGCGAACGGAGGCTCCCTGGTACCGGCCCGTCGCCGACGAGTGCGACGTGTTCGAGCGCGCGTTCGCGCTGCGGACGCCGCTGCTCCTCAAGGGGCCGACGGGATGCGGCAAGTCGCGGCTCGTGGAGCACATGGCCGCGCGGCTCGGACGCCCGCTGGTCACGGTCGCGTGCCACGACGAGACGTCCGCGGTCGACCTGACGGGGCGCTATCTGCTCGAGGGAGGCGAGACCGTCTGGAAGGACGGGCCGGTGACGCGCGCCGTGCGCAGCGGAGCGATCCTCTACCTCGACGAGCTCGCGGAAGCGCGCAGCGACGTCGTCGTGGTGATCCATCCGCTGGCCGACCATCGACGAACGCTGCACGTCGACCGGCGGGACGAGACGCTCGTCGCTCCCGACGAGTTCATGCTCGTGGCGAGCTTCAATCCCGGCTACCAGCGAGGGCTGAAGGAGCTCAAGCCGTCGACGCGACAGCGATTCGTCGCGCTCTCGTTCGACCATCCGAAGCCCGACGTCGAGTGCGAGATCCTCGAGGGAGAGACGGGCCTCGATGCAGGCCGCGCGCGCAGGCTCGTGGCGCTCGCGGGAAGGCTGCGGGCGATGGAGGAGCTCGGACTCGCAGAGCGGCCGTCGACCCGCCTGCTCGTGAACGCCGCCCGGCTGCTGCAGGCGGGCGTCGCGCCGCGCGCCGCATGCAGCCACGCGATCGTCGAGGCGTTGACCGACGACGAGGAGATCGCGGCCGGCCTGCGCGACCTCGTCGCGCTGGCGTTCTGA